One Erythrobacter aureus DNA segment encodes these proteins:
- a CDS encoding response regulator transcription factor, whose amino-acid sequence MPAGEENRTVIALVDDDRNILTTVSIALQAEGFDTRVYSDGEAALGALLSNPPDLAIFDIKMPKMDGMELLRRLREQSPLPVIFLTSKDDETDEEAGFEMGADDYIAKPFSLRLLLARIRAILRRSGGDHPLLLSEQFDDKPGEVLERGRLFMDPARHHVTWGGQAVSLTVTEFLLLEALAARPGVIKSRNQLMDAAYPDDVFVDDRTVDSHIKRMRRKFRSIDPTFSAIETLYGAGYSFNEG is encoded by the coding sequence ATGCCTGCGGGCGAGGAAAACCGGACAGTCATCGCGCTGGTCGACGATGATCGCAACATTCTCACTACAGTTTCGATCGCCCTGCAGGCCGAAGGTTTCGACACGCGGGTCTATTCGGATGGCGAAGCGGCGCTGGGCGCCTTGTTGTCGAACCCGCCCGATCTGGCGATCTTCGATATCAAAATGCCCAAGATGGACGGGATGGAACTGCTTCGCCGCCTGCGCGAACAGTCCCCGCTGCCGGTGATCTTCCTGACCAGCAAGGATGACGAAACCGACGAGGAGGCCGGATTCGAAATGGGCGCGGACGATTATATCGCCAAGCCCTTTAGCCTGCGCCTGCTGCTGGCGCGCATCCGCGCGATCCTGCGCCGCAGCGGCGGCGATCATCCGCTGCTGCTGTCCGAACAGTTCGACGACAAGCCGGGCGAAGTGCTCGAGCGCGGGCGGCTGTTCATGGATCCGGCGCGCCACCACGTGACCTGGGGCGGGCAGGCGGTGTCATTGACGGTAACCGAATTCCTGTTGCTCGAGGCGCTGGCCGCACGTCCGGGCGTTATCAAGAGCCGCAACCAGTTGATGGACGCGGCCTATCCCGACGATGTCTTCGTCGACGACCGCACCGTCGACAGCCACATCAAACGCATGCGCCGTAAGTTCCGCAGCATCGACCCGACCTTTTCCGCGATCGAGACCCTCTACGGCGCGGGCTACAGCTTCAACGAAGGCTGA
- a CDS encoding phosphoenolpyruvate carboxykinase, with the protein MTFPLSHSLAAQGIETTATIHPNLTSEELTAAALDNGEGRRAKDGPLVVETGKHTGRSAKDKFIVRDAETEDTVWWDNNASMTSEHFAALKEDFLEAVAEKSDLYVADLFGGSQPEYRVNVRVINELAWHNQFIRTLLVRPTEAELDGFVPEYTIIDLPTFRADPERHGCRSETVIAVNLSEKLILIGGTKYAGEMKKSVFGILNYLLPAKGVMPMHCSANIGPDGKSAVFFGLSGTGKTTLSADASRTLIGDDEHGWSDTAVFNFEGGCYAKMIRLNPEAEPEIYATTKMEGTVLENVVMNDAGEIDLDDNSLAENTRGAYPLSSIPNTSEENMGPPPSNVIMLTADAFGVLPPIARLTPDQAMYHFLSGYTAKVAGTEIGVTEPEATFSTCFGAPFMPRHPSVYGNLLKERIAKGEVACWLVNTGWTGGKYGTGNRMPIKATRALLNAALDGSLNNAEFRKDPNFGFDVPVSVDGVEDAILDPRSTWADKDEYDRTAAKLVQLFVDNFEPFAAHVDQGVRDAAPTTAVAA; encoded by the coding sequence GTGACCTTTCCGCTTTCCCACTCGCTTGCCGCGCAGGGCATCGAGACCACTGCCACCATTCATCCCAATCTGACCTCGGAAGAGCTGACCGCCGCCGCTCTGGACAATGGCGAGGGTCGCCGCGCCAAAGACGGCCCGCTGGTCGTCGAAACCGGCAAGCACACCGGACGCAGCGCGAAGGACAAGTTCATCGTCCGCGATGCCGAAACCGAAGATACGGTGTGGTGGGACAACAATGCTTCCATGACGAGCGAGCATTTCGCCGCACTCAAGGAGGACTTCCTCGAGGCCGTTGCCGAGAAGTCGGACCTTTACGTCGCCGATCTGTTCGGTGGTTCGCAGCCCGAATATCGCGTCAATGTGCGCGTCATCAACGAGCTTGCCTGGCACAACCAGTTCATCCGCACGCTGCTGGTTCGCCCGACCGAGGCGGAACTCGACGGTTTCGTGCCTGAATACACGATCATCGATCTGCCGACCTTCCGCGCCGATCCGGAACGTCACGGCTGCCGCAGCGAAACCGTGATTGCGGTGAACCTGTCTGAAAAGCTGATCCTCATCGGCGGCACTAAATATGCCGGCGAAATGAAGAAAAGCGTCTTCGGCATCCTCAACTATCTTCTGCCGGCCAAGGGCGTCATGCCGATGCACTGTTCGGCCAATATCGGCCCCGACGGCAAGAGCGCGGTGTTCTTCGGCCTGTCGGGCACCGGCAAGACGACGCTTTCGGCCGATGCCAGCCGCACGCTGATCGGCGATGACGAACATGGCTGGTCGGACACGGCGGTCTTCAACTTCGAGGGCGGCTGCTATGCCAAGATGATTCGCCTCAACCCCGAGGCGGAGCCGGAAATCTACGCCACCACCAAGATGGAAGGCACCGTGCTCGAAAACGTGGTGATGAACGATGCGGGCGAGATCGATCTCGACGATAACAGCCTCGCCGAAAACACCCGCGGCGCCTATCCGCTGTCCTCGATTCCGAATACCTCGGAAGAGAATATGGGGCCGCCGCCGTCCAACGTCATCATGCTGACCGCCGATGCCTTCGGCGTGCTCCCCCCGATCGCGCGGCTGACGCCCGACCAGGCGATGTACCACTTCCTGTCGGGCTATACGGCGAAGGTGGCCGGCACAGAAATCGGCGTGACCGAACCCGAAGCGACCTTCAGCACCTGCTTCGGTGCCCCTTTCATGCCGCGTCACCCAAGCGTTTACGGCAATTTGCTGAAAGAACGTATCGCGAAGGGCGAGGTCGCCTGCTGGCTGGTCAATACCGGTTGGACCGGCGGCAAATACGGCACTGGCAATCGCATGCCGATCAAGGCCACCCGCGCGCTGCTTAACGCCGCGCTCGACGGCAGCCTGAACAATGCGGAATTCCGCAAGGATCCGAATTTCGGTTTCGACGTGCCGGTGAGTGTGGACGGTGTGGAGGATGCCATTCTCGACCCGCGTTCGACCTGGGCCGACAAGGACGAATACGACCGCACGGCGGCCAAGCTGGTCCAGCTCTTCGTTGACAATTTCGAGCCTTTCGCCGCGCATGTCGATCAGGGTGTGCGCGATGCGGCACCGACCACGGCAGTAGCTGCCTGA
- a CDS encoding tetratricopeptide repeat protein: MKRVLLLLASLVFAVPAQADWYVAESDHFVVYADDRWQDVQEFGEALERYHAALNVLNIREDTKPSPSNRVTIFVVGSENKVRKLLGEGANNVSGFYLSRAGASRAFVPDIRMYKQRTDFSVTILLHEYAHHYLMSNSPYALPRWVNEGAAEFYASAKFEKDGGISIGGPARHRAGELFHAKDVSVRELIDPELYRKNRSKRYDAFYGRAWLLYHYLYFAEDRRGQLGQYLVAITRGTDQVEAANQAFGDFDELQKDLDRYLRQRRMKVWDLGADALQTAPVRVRKLSEGEGEVMPFRIRLQRGVSREDALELLPDLREVAAEFPDDPAVLATLAEAEFDAGNYDEAIAAADAALAIDPTVKNALIQKGYALFGKAEDTEDPDAAYGVAMQPFSALNRIEQDHPIPLIYYYRSFVERGVEPNETARHALERASQLALFDQGLAMNKGLMQASEGKIAIARSSLDPVAANPHGGPLAREAQRYLEELAEVAEGTEWHPGPMIDLTGTLEAVADDNTEEAEDGEEEST; encoded by the coding sequence ATGAAAAGGGTTCTACTTCTCCTTGCAAGCTTGGTCTTCGCGGTTCCCGCGCAGGCCGATTGGTATGTGGCGGAATCGGACCATTTCGTCGTCTATGCCGACGATCGCTGGCAAGACGTGCAGGAATTCGGCGAAGCGCTGGAACGCTATCACGCAGCCTTGAACGTGTTGAACATACGAGAAGACACAAAACCCAGCCCGTCGAACCGCGTGACCATCTTCGTGGTCGGCAGCGAGAACAAGGTCCGCAAACTCCTTGGCGAGGGCGCGAACAATGTCTCGGGTTTCTATCTCTCGCGTGCCGGGGCTTCGCGGGCTTTCGTGCCCGATATCCGTATGTACAAGCAGCGGACGGACTTTTCGGTCACTATCCTGCTGCATGAGTATGCGCACCATTACCTTATGTCGAATTCGCCCTATGCGTTGCCGCGCTGGGTCAACGAAGGTGCGGCGGAATTCTATGCATCGGCGAAGTTCGAAAAGGATGGCGGTATCTCGATCGGCGGCCCGGCTCGCCATCGGGCCGGCGAACTCTTCCACGCCAAGGATGTCAGCGTTCGCGAACTGATCGATCCGGAACTCTACAGAAAGAACCGCAGCAAGCGATACGACGCCTTTTACGGTCGTGCCTGGCTGCTGTACCATTACCTCTATTTCGCCGAAGATCGTCGCGGGCAACTCGGGCAGTACCTCGTCGCGATCACGCGTGGCACCGACCAGGTCGAGGCGGCCAACCAGGCCTTCGGCGATTTCGACGAACTTCAGAAAGACCTCGACCGTTACCTCCGTCAGCGCAGAATGAAGGTATGGGACCTCGGGGCCGACGCGCTCCAGACGGCTCCGGTCCGGGTGCGTAAGCTGTCGGAAGGCGAAGGGGAGGTTATGCCGTTCCGCATTCGTTTGCAGCGCGGCGTGTCGCGCGAAGACGCGCTCGAACTACTGCCCGACCTGCGCGAGGTCGCCGCCGAATTCCCGGACGATCCCGCAGTGCTCGCGACGCTGGCGGAAGCCGAGTTCGATGCCGGCAATTACGATGAGGCCATTGCTGCAGCCGATGCCGCGCTGGCAATCGATCCAACGGTAAAGAACGCGCTGATCCAGAAAGGCTACGCGCTTTTCGGAAAGGCCGAGGACACCGAAGACCCGGATGCTGCCTACGGCGTGGCAATGCAGCCCTTCTCCGCCCTCAACAGGATCGAGCAGGATCATCCGATACCGCTGATCTATTACTACCGCAGCTTCGTCGAGCGCGGCGTGGAACCGAATGAAACCGCGCGACATGCGCTCGAGCGCGCGTCGCAGCTTGCGCTGTTCGACCAGGGCCTCGCGATGAACAAGGGGCTCATGCAGGCCAGCGAGGGCAAGATCGCCATCGCCCGCAGCAGCCTCGATCCGGTGGCGGCCAATCCGCATGGCGGCCCGCTTGCGCGCGAAGCTCAGCGCTATCTGGAGGAACTGGCCGAGGTTGCGGAAGGAACTGAATGGCACCCCGGCCCGATGATCGACCTGACCGGCACACTCGAAGCGGTCGCGGACGACAACACCGAAGAGGCCGAGGACGGCGAAGAAGAAAGCACCTAA
- a CDS encoding DUF885 domain-containing protein, which produces MTIASTAITRRQALAGLGATSALALSGCAATARPEAISQARSIGAQRLLEVVGYNLLEHEPERATALGVDTGRYAYLRGRLEDQSPEGQQTYAATLREDLARVRAFPREGLDSDTLTSLDVVESAYDLALDGFALPYGDTPVGNWRTAPYVVIQNVGEYLALPRFMQSNHKVENGDDADAYIERMEQMPAVFGGELARIRAARGMGVVPPSFLLDKALRQMEQTIASAGKGELFADDLRAKLAAKGMPESHANRAKSIEAGPIAEALTRQLEELRAERAVATDDPGISARPHGDAFYGWALRSSTTTRLTPDEVHRQGLEELDALHARMDPILRDIGYTSGTVGERMQALSQDPRYQFAEGDPGRAEIMDFIAERVEWIKAQMPRAFNTLVDPNMEVRRIPPAEEVGAPGAYGGAGSKDGTIPGRFWINLRTTDLHRKYDLADLTYHETIPGHVWEGEYSNRLPLIRSILAFNPFSEGWALYGEQMADELGAYDDFTVGRLGYLQSLAFRACRMVVDTGLHAKGWSRAKAVDFFVTRNGSKPAGVESEVDRYCSWPGQATGYKLGHSRIVDQRARAQRELGTAYDFKAFNDAVVLGGNVPMDVLEKNVGRYIAKNSS; this is translated from the coding sequence ATGACTATTGCCAGCACAGCCATCACCCGTCGCCAAGCCCTTGCCGGTCTCGGCGCGACGTCCGCCCTCGCACTTTCCGGATGCGCCGCCACGGCCCGGCCCGAGGCCATATCGCAGGCGCGCTCGATCGGGGCGCAGCGTCTGCTCGAAGTCGTGGGGTATAACCTGCTCGAACACGAACCCGAACGCGCGACGGCGCTGGGGGTCGACACCGGGCGATATGCTTACCTGCGCGGCAGGCTCGAGGACCAGTCGCCCGAGGGTCAGCAAACCTATGCCGCCACCCTGCGCGAGGATCTCGCCCGCGTCCGCGCTTTCCCGCGTGAAGGGCTCGACAGCGACACGCTGACCAGCCTCGACGTGGTCGAAAGCGCCTACGATCTGGCTCTCGACGGCTTTGCCCTGCCCTATGGCGATACGCCCGTCGGCAACTGGCGCACCGCACCCTATGTCGTGATTCAGAATGTCGGCGAATATCTCGCCCTGCCACGGTTCATGCAATCGAACCACAAGGTCGAAAATGGCGACGATGCCGATGCCTATATCGAGCGGATGGAACAGATGCCCGCTGTGTTCGGTGGTGAACTTGCACGCATTCGCGCGGCCCGGGGCATGGGCGTGGTGCCGCCTTCCTTCCTGCTCGACAAGGCGCTTCGCCAGATGGAACAGACCATCGCCAGCGCCGGAAAGGGCGAGCTTTTCGCCGACGATCTGCGCGCGAAGCTGGCGGCCAAGGGCATGCCGGAAAGCCACGCCAACCGCGCGAAGAGCATCGAAGCTGGCCCGATCGCCGAAGCGCTGACCCGCCAGCTCGAGGAACTGCGCGCCGAGCGAGCCGTGGCGACGGACGATCCCGGCATATCCGCGCGCCCCCATGGCGACGCATTCTATGGCTGGGCCTTGCGGTCGAGCACAACCACACGCCTGACACCCGACGAAGTGCATCGGCAGGGTCTGGAGGAACTCGACGCGCTGCATGCGCGCATGGACCCGATCCTGCGCGATATCGGCTATACCAGCGGCACGGTGGGCGAACGCATGCAAGCGCTGTCGCAGGACCCGCGCTACCAGTTCGCCGAGGGCGATCCGGGCCGTGCGGAGATCATGGATTTCATCGCCGAACGGGTCGAATGGATCAAGGCGCAGATGCCGCGCGCCTTCAATACGCTGGTCGATCCGAACATGGAGGTGCGCCGTATCCCGCCCGCAGAGGAAGTCGGCGCGCCGGGCGCCTATGGCGGCGCGGGCAGCAAGGACGGGACGATCCCCGGACGTTTCTGGATCAACCTCAGGACCACGGATCTGCACCGCAAATACGACCTGGCCGATCTGACCTATCACGAGACCATTCCGGGCCATGTGTGGGAGGGCGAATATTCGAACCGCCTGCCGCTGATCCGCTCAATCCTCGCCTTCAATCCCTTCAGTGAAGGCTGGGCGCTTTACGGCGAACAGATGGCCGACGAACTGGGCGCCTATGACGATTTCACCGTCGGGCGTCTGGGTTACCTGCAAAGCCTCGCCTTCCGCGCCTGCCGGATGGTGGTCGATACTGGCCTCCACGCCAAGGGCTGGAGCCGCGCCAAGGCGGTCGATTTCTTCGTCACACGCAATGGCAGCAAGCCTGCCGGGGTCGAAAGCGAAGTCGACCGCTATTGCAGCTGGCCGGGCCAGGCGACCGGCTACAAGCTCGGCCACAGCCGTATCGTCGACCAACGCGCTCGCGCGCAGCGAGAATTGGGCACAGCATACGACTTCAAGGCATTCAACGATGCCGTTGTGCTGGGCGGCAATGTTCCGATGGACGTTCTGGAGAAGAATGTAGGCCGCTATATTGCAAAAAATAGCAGCTAG
- a CDS encoding energy transducer TonB: protein MSYVDQTRRPSPAGMAAVIGVHVAVGALLVTGLTVTGTLPPIINEIGATNIPIEPPPPPKPADPVEAKPAEPTQPLVHIPQQKLNLKPVEPTIPSTPLIFPPLPKPSPGLGVEIPKPTPKPSFDPVGARPKNDPGAWLSNNDYRPVWIRKELTGLATFRLEIAANGRVTGCTVTGSTGHGELDAATCRLVSKRARFEPARGGNGEAVAGSYTGSVLWQLPE, encoded by the coding sequence ATGTCTTACGTGGATCAGACACGCAGGCCCTCGCCCGCCGGAATGGCCGCCGTCATCGGTGTGCACGTTGCGGTCGGCGCCTTGCTGGTCACCGGCCTTACGGTGACCGGAACCTTGCCGCCGATCATCAACGAGATCGGTGCGACCAATATTCCCATCGAACCGCCCCCGCCGCCCAAGCCAGCCGATCCGGTCGAGGCGAAACCGGCCGAGCCGACCCAGCCACTGGTTCACATTCCCCAGCAGAAGCTGAACCTGAAGCCGGTCGAACCGACGATTCCCTCGACCCCGCTGATTTTCCCGCCGCTTCCCAAGCCTTCGCCCGGCCTCGGCGTGGAGATTCCCAAGCCGACGCCGAAGCCGAGCTTCGATCCGGTCGGCGCGAGGCCGAAGAACGATCCCGGCGCATGGCTGTCGAACAATGACTATCGCCCGGTCTGGATCAGGAAGGAACTGACCGGCCTGGCCACCTTCCGACTTGAAATCGCCGCCAACGGACGTGTCACTGGATGCACCGTCACCGGCTCGACCGGCCATGGCGAACTCGACGCGGCCACCTGCCGTCTGGTCAGCAAACGTGCCCGGTTCGAACCGGCGCGCGGCGGCAATGGCGAGGCGGTGGCAGGCAGCTACACCGGATCGGTGCTCTGGCAGTTGCCCGAGTAA
- a CDS encoding alpha/beta hydrolase — MPTVIFPGPEGRLEGRFSPAPRPRAPVAMILHPHPQGGGTMNEQMTQRLYKTFVNRGFATLRFNFRGVGRSQGSFDNGIGELSDAASALDWVQQVHPEAQVTWVAGVSFGALIGMQLLMRRPEIRGWISIGAPASMYDFSFLAPCPASGIFIHGAQDTVVQPQAVTKLVEKLRTQKHITVHHEEIPRANHFFENEQEELMKSVDNYLDFRLDPSCPIT, encoded by the coding sequence ATGCCGACCGTGATCTTTCCCGGCCCCGAAGGCCGCCTCGAAGGCCGTTTCTCCCCCGCTCCGCGCCCCCGCGCACCCGTGGCGATGATTCTCCACCCGCATCCGCAGGGCGGCGGCACGATGAACGAGCAAATGACCCAGCGGCTGTACAAGACCTTCGTCAATCGCGGGTTTGCCACGCTGCGCTTCAATTTCCGCGGCGTCGGTCGCAGCCAGGGCAGCTTCGACAACGGTATCGGCGAACTTTCCGATGCGGCCAGCGCGCTCGACTGGGTGCAGCAGGTCCACCCCGAAGCGCAGGTGACCTGGGTCGCCGGCGTCAGCTTCGGCGCGCTGATCGGCATGCAGTTGCTGATGCGCCGCCCCGAGATCCGCGGCTGGATCAGCATCGGCGCACCCGCGAGCATGTATGACTTCTCCTTCCTCGCCCCCTGCCCGGCCAGCGGCATCTTCATCCACGGCGCGCAGGATACGGTGGTCCAGCCGCAGGCGGTGACCAAGCTGGTCGAAAAGCTGCGCACGCAGAAGCACATCACCGTGCATCACGAAGAAATCCCGCGTGCGAACCACTTCTTCGAAAACGAGCAGGAAGAGCTGATGAAGTCGGTCGACAACTATCTCGACTTCCGCCTCGACCCGAGTTGCCCGATCACGTGA
- a CDS encoding aminotransferase class V-fold PLP-dependent enzyme: MPLRPEARTAMEEGFDQWANPSSPHAQGRKARKLLEDARERVKAALDWEGEVIFTSGASEAAALALRHAKAGARLVSTVEHDCMLQAAPDAERLPVRSDGALDLDILCEAAQRETPLVAVQQVNSETGSRQDLAAIAGIVHQAGGLLLVDCAQGAGKMPLPPCDMAVLAAHKFGGPIGVGALLVRDYAMLAPSGGQERGYRRGTENMPGVLAMAAALEACDQPFLDPHILAPLNELSAICRDIGGAWLSDCLADPTPYIRAVAMPNMSATAQVMRFDMAGIAVSQGSACSSGTMKTSRVLDAMQVEPEIAANTIRVSVGWNTTRADVERFCEVWLELAKS; this comes from the coding sequence ATGCCGCTGCGCCCCGAAGCGCGCACAGCGATGGAGGAGGGGTTCGACCAGTGGGCGAATCCCAGCAGCCCGCACGCGCAGGGGCGCAAAGCGCGCAAGCTTCTGGAGGATGCGCGCGAACGGGTGAAGGCAGCTCTCGACTGGGAGGGGGAAGTGATCTTCACTTCGGGCGCGAGCGAGGCGGCAGCGCTGGCGCTGCGGCATGCCAAGGCCGGTGCCCGGCTGGTCTCCACCGTGGAGCACGATTGCATGTTGCAGGCTGCGCCTGATGCCGAGCGTTTGCCGGTACGCAGCGATGGCGCGCTCGACCTCGATATTCTGTGCGAAGCGGCGCAGCGCGAAACGCCGTTGGTCGCCGTCCAGCAGGTCAATTCGGAAACCGGCAGTCGGCAGGACCTGGCGGCCATTGCGGGCATCGTCCACCAGGCGGGCGGCCTGCTCCTCGTCGATTGTGCGCAAGGGGCGGGAAAGATGCCGCTGCCGCCGTGCGACATGGCGGTCCTCGCCGCACACAAGTTCGGCGGGCCGATCGGCGTGGGGGCGCTGCTGGTGCGGGATTACGCCATGCTGGCGCCATCGGGCGGGCAGGAGCGTGGTTACCGGCGCGGGACCGAGAACATGCCCGGCGTGCTGGCCATGGCGGCGGCGCTGGAGGCCTGCGACCAGCCTTTCCTCGATCCCCATATTCTCGCTCCGCTCAACGAGCTGTCGGCGATATGCCGCGACATCGGTGGCGCATGGCTTTCCGACTGCCTTGCCGATCCCACACCCTATATCCGCGCCGTCGCCATGCCCAATATGAGCGCCACGGCGCAGGTCATGCGCTTCGACATGGCGGGGATCGCCGTATCCCAGGGCAGCGCCTGTTCGAGCGGCACGATGAAGACCAGCCGCGTGCTCGACGCGATGCAGGTCGAGCCCGAAATCGCCGCCAACACGATCCGCGTCTCGGTAGGCTGGAACACGACCCGCGCCGATGTGGAACGCTTTTGCGAAGTGTGGCTTGAACTGGCGAAGAGCTGA
- a CDS encoding cysteine desulfurase family protein yields MIYLDYQATTPLAPEARDAMLRWLDGPGGTGFGNPHSAHRMGRQARAAIELARDQVAALFPPNGRVIFTGGATEALNLAIRGSGRGGTVSYSAIEHSAVGDTAQDAGKSHVLNVANPGQCNTRQDLPDDTRLVCVMQVNNEIGTIQPTIEWHRKAKGAGALFLCDAVQAYGRIEVTGADMIAISAHKFHGPKGIGALWVRDGVDLHEVQTGGGQEFGLRSGTLSPALIAGMGAAAAEAKERMEQDREYVENLWRRARELFGNWTLNGSEEARWHGNLNIRRDGLDVARLMSDVRDVMFSAGSACASGSGRPSHVLKAIGLSDRQAKSSIRLGFGRYTTLEEIEAAAGRINAAAEAQGL; encoded by the coding sequence ATGATCTATCTCGACTACCAGGCCACCACTCCGCTCGCGCCCGAGGCGCGCGATGCGATGCTGCGCTGGCTCGATGGGCCGGGCGGCACCGGTTTCGGCAATCCGCATTCGGCGCATCGCATGGGAAGGCAGGCCCGGGCCGCCATCGAGCTGGCGCGCGACCAGGTCGCCGCGCTGTTTCCGCCCAATGGCCGCGTGATCTTCACCGGGGGCGCGACCGAGGCGCTCAATCTCGCCATTCGCGGCTCCGGACGGGGCGGCACGGTCTCCTATTCGGCGATCGAGCATTCGGCGGTCGGCGATACCGCGCAGGACGCGGGCAAGAGCCATGTGCTCAATGTCGCCAATCCCGGCCAGTGCAACACCAGGCAGGACCTGCCTGACGACACGCGGCTGGTCTGCGTCATGCAGGTCAATAACGAGATCGGCACCATCCAGCCGACCATCGAATGGCACCGCAAGGCCAAGGGAGCGGGCGCGCTGTTCCTGTGCGATGCGGTGCAGGCCTATGGCCGTATCGAGGTGACCGGCGCGGATATGATCGCGATATCGGCGCACAAGTTCCACGGCCCCAAGGGGATTGGCGCGCTGTGGGTGCGCGACGGGGTCGATCTGCACGAGGTGCAGACCGGCGGCGGGCAGGAATTCGGCCTGCGCTCGGGCACGCTCTCGCCTGCGCTCATCGCGGGCATGGGCGCGGCGGCGGCAGAGGCGAAGGAGCGGATGGAGCAGGATCGCGAGTATGTCGAAAACCTCTGGCGGCGCGCGCGCGAACTCTTCGGCAACTGGACACTGAACGGCAGCGAGGAGGCGCGCTGGCACGGCAATCTCAACATCCGCCGCGATGGCCTCGACGTCGCCCGGCTGATGAGCGATGTGCGCGACGTGATGTTTTCCGCCGGATCGGCCTGCGCCAGCGGTTCGGGCCGCCCGAGCCATGTGCTGAAGGCGATCGGTCTTTCGGACAGGCAGGCGAAAAGCTCGATCCGCCTGGGCTTCGGGCGTTATACCACGTTGGAAGAGATCGAGGCCGCTGCGGGCAGGATCAACGCGGCTGCGGAGGCGCAAGGGTTGTGA
- a CDS encoding 2Fe-2S iron-sulfur cluster-binding protein, translating into MKIEFETAQGETVSAEAEPGDNLLRVAQGAGLPLEGTCEGQMACSTCHVIVAPDWSDRLEEASEEEEDMLDLAAGVARTSRLSCQIELTAEMDGLTVRIPATSHDMRGF; encoded by the coding sequence GTGAAAATCGAATTCGAAACCGCGCAGGGCGAAACCGTCTCTGCCGAAGCCGAACCGGGCGACAATCTGCTGCGTGTGGCGCAAGGGGCGGGCCTCCCGCTGGAGGGAACCTGTGAGGGCCAGATGGCCTGCTCCACCTGCCACGTCATTGTTGCACCCGACTGGTCCGACCGGCTCGAGGAAGCGAGCGAGGAGGAAGAGGACATGCTCGACCTAGCCGCCGGGGTCGCGCGCACCAGCCGCCTGTCCTGCCAGATCGAGCTAACGGCGGAAATGGACGGCCTAACCGTGCGCATCCCCGCGACAAGCCACGATATGCGGGGGTTTTAG